A single region of the Lotus japonicus ecotype B-129 chromosome 4, LjGifu_v1.2 genome encodes:
- the LOC130713961 gene encoding plant intracellular Ras-group-related LRR protein 5-like, whose product MPHHSEKDPSSSPQPPSRAILDTVQEITTIYRSLPPRPSVQELEAATSTVDTVNNVEQTKLHEISVQKPPHDVPQELFSVLQQVKKTMVLFQSQEQRREALYLLEIEKMFQTFGDLILKASDLVSGDGDSHSQNQLQKLPTIHEHLETISTLDDGILMRKEEEEEGEQQKSDLGVEKGFSVSKAFLSAGDGSPAKLSLMKVATVVENCAKSGDTILDLRGKLVDQMEWLPVSIGKLSDVTEVNLSENRLMALPATIGGLKALTKLDLHSNQLINLPQSFGELINLVELDLHANRLKSLPTTFGNLTNLTDLDLSSNAFTQLPETIGSLSSLKRFIVETNELEELPYTIGNCSSLSVLKLDFNQLKALPEAIGKLESMEILTLHYNRVKRLPSTIGNLCNLKELDVSFNELEFVPENLCFVVTLKKLNLGNNFADLRALPRSIGNLEMLEELDISDDQIRVLPESFRFLSKLRIFKADETPLEMPPREVIKLGAQEVVQYMADYVVERDANLLPSKKKKKGFWFWFCSIFCPQQK is encoded by the exons ATGCCTCATCACAGTGAGAAAGACCCATCATCATCACCGCAACCACCTTCACGTGCCATTCTAGACACAGTACAAGAAATCACCACCATCTACCGTTCACTGCCACCTCGACCTTCCGTACAAGAGTTGGAAGCAGCCACGTCAACGGTGGACACCGTGAACAACGTGGAGCAAACCAAACTGCATGAAATTTCTGTGCAGAAACCACCCCACGATGTCCCTCAGGAACTTTTCTCTGTCCTGCAACAGGTTAAGAAGACCATGGTCCTGTTCCAGAGCCAGGAACAGAGAAGAGAGGCGCTCTACCTTCTTGAAATTGAAAAGATGTTTCAGACATTCGGTGATCTCATTCTGAAGGCTTCTGATTTGGTTTCTGGGGATGGGGATTCTCACTCCCAGAACCAGTTACAGAAACTTCCCACTATTCATGAACACCTTGAGACAATTTCAACACTTGATGATGGAATTTTGatgaggaaggaggaggaggaagagggagaACAGCAGAAGAGTGATTTGGGAGTGGAAAAGGGTTTCTCTGTCAGCAAGGCGTTCTTGTCAGCAG GTGATGGAAGCCCTGCCAAATTAAGTCTCATGAAAGTGGCTACTGTTGTTGAAAATTGTGCTAAAAGTGGAGATACAATCCTTGATCTCAGAGGGAAGTTGGTGGATCAGATGGAGTGGTTGCCAGTTTCAATTGGGAAATTATCTGATGTCACTGAAGTGAACCTATCTGAAAACAGACTCATGGCTCTTCCAGCAACCATTGGGGGACTCAAGGCCTTAACAAAGCTTGATCTTCATTCAAACCAGCTGATAAACCTTCCCCAGTCATTTGGTGAATTGATAAACCTTGTTGAACTGGACCTTCATGCAAACAGATTGAAATCACTTCCTACAACTTTTGGAAACTTGACAAATCTCACTGATCTTGACTTGAGTTCAAATGCGTTCACACAGTTACCAGAGACAATTGGGAGTTTAAGTAGCTTGAAGAGGTTTATCGTTGAGACAAACGAGCTTGAGGAACTGCCTTATACAATTGGGAATTGCTCCTCCTTATCTGTGCTGAAGTTGGATTTTAACCAGCTCAAGGCCCTTCCTGAAGCAATTGGGAAGCTAGAATCTATGGAGATTCTCACTTTGCACTATAATAGAGTTAAGAGGTTGCCTTCAACAATAGGTAATCTATGCAACCTGAAGGAACTTGATGTTAGCTTTAATGAACTCGAATTCGTGCCAGAGAACCTGTGTTTTGTAGTTACTTTGAAGAAATTGAACTTGGGAAATAACTTTGCTGATCTAAGAGCCTTGCCAAGATCAATTGGGAATCTTGAAATGCTTGAGGAGTTGGATATAAGTGATGATCAAATAAGAGTTTTGCCAGAGTCTTTTAGGTTCTTGTCGAAGTTGAGAATTTTCAAAGCTGATGAGACTCCTCTTGAGATGCCACCAAGAGAAGTGATCAAGTTGGGTGCTCAG GAAGTTGTGCAGTACATGGCTGATTATGTCGTTGAGAGGGATGCAAACCTTTTGCcatcaaagaagaaaaagaagggattTTGGTTCTGGTTTTGCTCTATATTTTGCCCTCAACAGAAATGA
- the LOC130716078 gene encoding uncharacterized protein LOC130716078 has protein sequence MYIIAHKKKDGSFVNEEARQQIEQLEREVDNNASEEDAFRTVIGKEHHGYVRGMGFGVCPSKVFKGFGSTSTNGSSAQVNKLQSELGTERARVDTLVQEVERFKGLEEQLAFVMQQLASQGFNRVTDLGSPNEPRRSSSASHSPENKGPSS, from the exons ATGTACATTATTGCCCACAAGAAGAAAGATGGATCATTTGTGAACGAAGAGGCTAGACAACAGATT GAACAACTTGAAAGGGAAGTTGACAACAATGCTTCTGAAGAAGATGCATTCAGAACTGTAATTGGGAAAGAGCATCATGGATATGTACGAGGCATGGGTTTCGGTGTTTGCCCCTCTAAAGTCTTCAAAGGTTTTGGGAGCACATCAACCAATGGTTCTTCTGCACAAGTTAACAAGCTTCAATCAGAATTGGGAACAGAGCGTGCCAGAGTTGATACTTTGGTACAAGAAGTTGAaagatttaaaggtttagaAGAACAGCTTGCATTTGTTATGCAACAATTGGCTAGCCAAGGATTTAATCGG GTTACCGATTTAGGCTCTCCAAATGAACCAAGGCGATCTTCGTCTGCTAGTCATAGTCCCGAAAACAAAGGACCGTCTTCTTAG
- the LOC130714039 gene encoding eyes absent homolog codes for MAASSGRPEQDTSNNTHPRLDVYVWDMDETLVLLNSLLKSSYAEAFNGLKDVQKGVELGRMWENLILQLCDDYFFYEQIEDYNKPFLDALTQFDDGRDLSDYDFNQDELGAPNDDDNKRKLAYRHRIIAQKYVQGLHNILDHEAIKFWNELYDKTDEYTDKWLSSARAFLKECSGENNDAVSSLAFVNTSNDSNNANPQHINVLVTSGSLIPSLVKCLLFHLDSLIPHANVYSSWEVGKVQCFRWIKERFNHPNVRFCAIGDGWEECEAAKTMRWPYVKIDPRPDKLHRFPGLTLRTVSSYFSVVYGGPNNENDEE; via the exons ATGGCTGCTTCATCTGGGAGGCCTGAGCAGGATACCAGCAACAACACACATCCCAGGCTGGATGTCTATGTGTGGGACATGGATGAGACCCTAGTACTCCTCAACTCCTTGCTGAAATCATCCTATGCCGAGGCTTTCAACGGTCTGAAGGATGTCCAGAAGGGCGTCGAGCTCGGGAGGATGTGGGAAAATCTCATTCTACAATTATGTGATGATTATTTCTTCTATGAACAA ATTGAAGATTACAATAAGCCGTTTCTTGATGCTCTGACCCAATTTGACGACGGGAGGGATCTGTCGGATTATGACTTCAACCAAGATGAATTAGGTGCCCCAAATGATGATGACAACAAAAGAAAACTTGCTTATAGGCATCGAATTATAGCCCAAAAATATGTACAG GGTTTGCATAATATTTTAGATCACGAGGCAATAAAATTCTGGAATGAATTATATGATAAAACTGATGAATATACTGACAAATGGCTTTCATCAG CACGGGCCTTCTTGAAGGAGTGTTCAGGTGAAAATAACGATGCAGTTTCTTCTCTTGCTTTTGTTAACACAAGCAATGATTCCAATAATGCAAACCCTCAACATATAAATGTTTTAGTGACATCTGGATCGTTGATACCCTCTCTTGTAAAATGCTTGCTCTTTCACCTGGACAGCTTAATACCACATGCAAATG TTTATAGCTCATGGGAAGTGGGAAAAGTTCAATGTTTCCGATGGATCAAGGAGCGTTTCAACCACCCCAATGTTCGCTTTTGTGCAATTGGAGATGGATGGGAAGAGTGTGAAGCGGCTAAAACCATGAGATGGCCTTATGTTAAGATTGACCCAAGGCCAGATAAACTTCACAGGTTCCCTGGTCTCACACTGAGAACAGTTAGCAGTTATTTTTCTGTGGTGTACGGAGGACCTAACAATGAGAATGATGAAGAATGA